In the genome of Candidatus Cloacimonadota bacterium, one region contains:
- a CDS encoding GNAT family N-acetyltransferase — MKYFRKLIGEKCYLSPVSLDDVERYTEWVNDLEIGQFVLFSSTVFDVSKERVALQQLMDNSIIFAIVEKDTNKVIGNCGLHLVNNVHRHAQFGIFIGEKTYWNQGIGGEATRLILDYGFNIMNLNNISLEVVDYNKRAIKCYEKVGFQYVGRRRKYSFMAGQYHDALIYDILSEDFESPYVNKTFAYSISDEAGRSKISIV; from the coding sequence ATGAAATACTTTCGTAAGTTAATTGGAGAAAAATGCTATTTATCACCTGTTTCACTAGATGATGTAGAACGCTATACAGAGTGGGTAAACGATTTGGAAATAGGGCAGTTTGTTCTTTTTTCTTCTACAGTTTTCGATGTTAGTAAAGAACGAGTTGCGCTACAGCAATTAATGGATAACAGCATTATTTTTGCCATTGTGGAGAAGGATACCAATAAAGTGATTGGTAATTGCGGATTACACTTAGTAAATAATGTTCATCGACATGCCCAATTCGGAATCTTTATTGGCGAAAAGACATATTGGAATCAAGGTATTGGTGGAGAAGCAACTCGGCTTATTCTGGATTATGGATTTAATATCATGAATCTGAATAACATCAGTTTAGAAGTTGTGGACTATAATAAACGGGCAATCAAGTGTTATGAAAAAGTAGGATTCCAATATGTGGGCAGACGCAGAAAATATAGTTTTATGGCAGGGCAGTATCATGACGCACTTATCTATGATATCCTAAGCGAGGACTTTGAAAGCCCTTACGTAAATAAAACATTCGCATACTCTATTAGCGACGAAGCAGGACGCAGCAAGATCTCAATAGTATAA